The following proteins are encoded in a genomic region of Ovis canadensis isolate MfBH-ARS-UI-01 breed Bighorn chromosome 16, ARS-UI_OviCan_v2, whole genome shotgun sequence:
- the TAS2R1 gene encoding taste receptor type 2 member 1 — translation MLECHLVSHLVLTVIQSLFGILVNGIILIVNGTDLIKQRKLIPLDLLVSCLAISRMGIQLAFFYINLALLSLVKFPQVTEKLVVFTFVNDLGLWFATWLSVYYCTKIATIAHPLLFWLKMKISKLVPWLILGSLLYACSTSAVHIKYKWAFYGEGFLGLFFPNVTTHIKVTPTLQSAFLLAEFALPFFIFLISSLLLIFSLGRHTWQVRNTWTGPRNSHTRAYIRAFHSILSFLALYLCHYLIVALFFFQIFNLRSFLFLFCTFVVGSYHSIHSITLILGNPKMKQNAKALLLLRK, via the coding sequence atgctggagtgtcaCCTTGTCAGCCACCTTGTTTTGACAGTGAtacaatctctctttgggatTTTAGTAAATGGCATCATTTTGATTGTGAACGGTACTGACTTGATCAAGCAGAGAAAGTTGATTCCACTGGATCTCCTTGTTTCCTGCTTGGCGATTTCCAGGATGGGAATTCAGCTGGCCTTCTTCTACATTAACCTGGCTCTTCTTTCCTTGGTCAAATTCCCTCAGGTTACTGAGAAGCTTGTAGTTTTCACATTTGTAAATGATTTGGGACTTTGGTTTGCCACCTGGCTCAGTGTCTACTACTGCACCAAGATTGCTACCATCGCTCACCCTCTCTTATTCTGGTTGAAGATGAAGATCTCCAAGCTGGTTCCTTGGCTGATTCTTGGGTCCCTGCTGTATGCATGTAGTACTTCTGCTGTGCATATCAAATATAAGTGGGCATTTTACGGAGAAGGCTTCCTGGGCCTTTTCTTCCCAAATGTAACAACTCACATCAAAGTAACCCCTACTTTACAGTCTGCCTTTCTGCTTGCTGAGTTTGCATTGCCATTTTTCATCTTCCTGATTTCTTCTCTGCTCTTGATATTTTCCTTGGGGAGACACACCTGGCAGGTGAGAAACACATGGACAGGCCCCAGAAACTCTCACACACGTGCATACATCAGGGCCTTTCACTCCATCCTGTCCTTCCTGGCCCTCTATCTCTGCCACTACCTGATcgttgctttgttcttttttcaaatttttaacctTAGAAGCTTCCTATTTCTGTTCTGCACCTTTGTGGTTGGTTCATACCACTCCATCCACTCTATTACTTTAATTTTAGGAAAccccaaaatgaaacaaaatgcaaaGGCATTGCTCCTTCTCAGAAAGTGA